A single region of the Acidobacteriota bacterium genome encodes:
- a CDS encoding membrane dipeptidase, with protein sequence MHLHGANWFAMTPDPLQTLDLFFALGVRVSQLTSHEQNSLASSDEFEGERDKGLSRLGKRVVRRMNQLGMIINLAHCGHRSGLDAVEASSEPLLNARTACRAVDDYYKNEDDDYLRTLARRGCVAGIMAADYSSDPDANFSFNAWFPHLEHAVKVAGIDHVGIPSNLTLTPSDPPWPMSWSNWPFLTGGLVCRGLSDAEIRKIVGGNFLRLAKQVLDKRPWGPFIARGEGYNWVAR encoded by the coding sequence CTGCACCTCCATGGCGCCAACTGGTTTGCCATGACTCCCGATCCGCTTCAGACCCTGGATCTCTTCTTTGCCCTGGGGGTCCGCGTCTCCCAGTTGACATCTCACGAACAGAACAGCCTGGCCTCCTCGGACGAATTCGAAGGCGAAAGAGATAAGGGCCTCAGCCGGCTCGGCAAGCGGGTGGTTCGCCGGATGAACCAGTTGGGAATGATCATCAACCTGGCCCACTGTGGCCACCGCTCGGGGCTCGATGCCGTCGAGGCCTCCAGCGAACCGCTCTTGAATGCCCGCACGGCCTGCCGGGCGGTCGACGACTACTACAAGAACGAAGACGACGACTATCTTCGCACCTTGGCTCGGCGGGGGTGTGTTGCGGGCATCATGGCCGCAGACTACTCTTCCGATCCGGACGCCAATTTTTCCTTCAATGCCTGGTTCCCCCATCTGGAACACGCCGTTAAGGTGGCCGGCATTGACCACGTGGGCATCCCGTCGAACCTGACCTTGACGCCGAGCGACCCACCCTGGCCCATGTCGTGGAGCAACTGGCCCTTCCTCACGGGGGGTCTGGTTTGCCGCGGACTCAGCGATGCCGAAATCCGAAAGATCGTCGGCGGGAACTTCCTGCGCCTCGCCAAACAGGTGCTGGACAAGCGCCCCTGGGGTCCCTTCATCGCCCGAGGCGAGGGCTACAACTGGGTGGCCAGATAG
- a CDS encoding membrane dipeptidase yields the protein MNKLTRRGFVGASLAGTALPTTVWTQRSNPVPEDYRPVTLRPEIRKVVDDCRHLALEELKPTRSQLERGFELHYSSYVADVCGCLYVADPLFIWKGDRLNGELASYRNKLERDGLDPEDVQQRVVNRWRDMKAFESAFDPQWREDYRSLYRLAGIDLAVEDVGHFSEPSFRAGLQHTARAGFVYDKIKADAVRVSGVDDLDAARQDEKVAILLHLHGANWFAMTPDPIQTLDLFFALGVRASQLTYHEQNSLASSDDFDGERDRGLSSLGKRVVRRMNELGIMVNLAHCGHRSGLDAIEASSEPVINAHTGCRAIYDHYKNEDDDYLRTLARKGGVAGMYAGYLSPDPDSGFSFNAWLPHLEHAVKVAGIDHVAIPSDLTFMPDYPPRPMSWSNWPYYTVGLVCRGFSDAEIRKLIGGNFLRLAKQVLDKRPWGPFIARGEGYNWVAR from the coding sequence ATGAACAAGCTCACAAGGCGTGGATTCGTAGGGGCCTCCCTGGCAGGAACAGCACTCCCGACGACTGTCTGGACCCAGAGGAGCAACCCGGTTCCGGAGGACTACCGTCCGGTCACGCTTCGGCCGGAGATCCGGAAGGTGGTCGACGATTGCCGGCATTTGGCTCTGGAGGAGTTGAAGCCCACCCGGAGCCAACTGGAACGGGGTTTCGAACTGCATTACAGCAGCTACGTCGCCGACGTCTGCGGCTGTCTCTATGTGGCGGATCCTCTCTTTATCTGGAAGGGCGACCGTCTGAATGGTGAACTGGCAAGCTACCGAAACAAGCTGGAGAGGGACGGTCTGGACCCGGAGGATGTCCAACAGAGGGTAGTCAACCGGTGGCGCGACATGAAGGCCTTTGAATCCGCCTTCGACCCCCAATGGCGAGAGGACTACCGGAGCCTGTATCGCCTGGCGGGCATCGACCTGGCGGTGGAGGACGTGGGGCACTTCAGTGAACCCAGCTTCCGCGCCGGCCTCCAGCACACGGCACGGGCCGGGTTCGTCTACGACAAGATCAAGGCCGACGCCGTGCGCGTATCGGGAGTGGACGACCTGGATGCAGCCCGGCAGGACGAAAAGGTCGCCATCCTCCTGCACCTTCATGGCGCCAACTGGTTCGCCATGACTCCCGATCCAATTCAGACCCTGGACCTCTTCTTCGCCCTGGGAGTCCGGGCCTCCCAGTTGACCTATCACGAGCAGAACAGCCTGGCCTCATCCGACGATTTCGATGGTGAGAGAGACCGAGGGCTCAGTTCACTTGGCAAGCGGGTGGTTCGCCGGATGAACGAGTTGGGAATCATGGTCAACCTGGCCCACTGCGGGCACCGCTCGGGGCTTGATGCCATCGAGGCCTCCAGCGAACCGGTCATCAACGCCCACACGGGCTGCCGGGCCATCTACGACCACTACAAGAACGAAGACGACGATTATCTTCGTACGCTGGCCCGGAAGGGGGGCGTCGCGGGGATGTACGCGGGATACCTGTCGCCCGATCCGGACTCCGGTTTTTCCTTCAACGCCTGGTTGCCCCACCTGGAGCACGCCGTCAAGGTGGCGGGTATCGACCACGTGGCCATCCCCTCGGATCTGACCTTCATGCCGGACTACCCACCCCGGCCCATGTCGTGGAGCAACTGGCCCTACTACACGGTGGGACTGGTTTGCCGCGGATTCAGCGATGCCGAAATCCGGAAGCTCATCGGCGGGAACTTCCTGCGCCTCGCCAAACAGGTGCTGGACAAGCGCCCCTGGGGTCCCTTCATCGCCCGAGGCGAAGGATACAACTGGGTGGCCAGATAG
- a CDS encoding PQQ-binding-like beta-propeller repeat protein: protein MALTFLLASLLVAPPLAAQDWPEFRGPTAQGHSDAVGLPLTWSEAGNVAWKVPIPGQGWSSPVMRDGKIWLTTGISQEDSPQARHSLRALGLDFDSGRLLHDVEVIALEGSPSLHTKNSSASPTPILEADRVYVHFGDFGTAALDARGKILWKTRNLRYVEQYGPASTPAIADDLLLISCDGTDTQFVAALDKNDGTVRWKTLREDGDMAYSTPLVIDAAGMRQVISTGGNVAASYEMTTGKMLWWIRYIGFSQVPRPLFVHGLVYLVNPALGRPELYAVRPDGRGDVTKSHVVWKWQRGVPITPSPLIVGDEIYFVSDGGVLTCLDAREGTLHWRERLGGNYSASPAFADGKIFLLDEDGKTTVIRPGQRFDKLAENQLDGRTLASMAIAGRSLLIRSDTHLYRIEKPSNR, encoded by the coding sequence ATGGCGTTGACATTCCTCCTGGCGTCTCTCCTGGTGGCGCCGCCGCTCGCGGCACAGGACTGGCCCGAGTTTCGCGGACCGACCGCCCAGGGACACTCGGACGCCGTCGGGCTGCCCCTGACCTGGAGCGAAGCCGGGAACGTCGCCTGGAAAGTCCCCATTCCCGGGCAGGGTTGGTCCTCGCCCGTCATGCGCGACGGCAAGATCTGGCTGACCACCGGGATTTCCCAGGAGGACTCACCGCAGGCGCGCCACTCGCTTCGCGCCCTGGGGCTGGACTTCGATTCGGGCCGTCTCCTGCACGACGTCGAGGTCATCGCGCTGGAAGGTTCCCCCTCGCTGCACACCAAGAACTCGTCGGCGTCTCCGACGCCGATCCTGGAAGCGGACCGGGTCTACGTCCACTTCGGCGACTTCGGCACGGCGGCCCTCGACGCCCGGGGCAAGATTCTCTGGAAGACCCGGAACCTGCGCTACGTGGAGCAGTACGGACCCGCGTCGACACCGGCCATCGCGGATGACCTGCTGCTGATCAGTTGCGACGGCACCGATACCCAGTTCGTCGCGGCGTTGGACAAGAACGACGGCACGGTGCGGTGGAAGACCTTGCGCGAGGACGGCGACATGGCCTATTCGACGCCTCTGGTCATCGACGCCGCCGGTATGCGTCAGGTCATCAGCACCGGTGGCAACGTGGCCGCCTCCTACGAAATGACGACCGGAAAGATGCTCTGGTGGATCCGGTACATCGGTTTCTCCCAGGTTCCCCGGCCCCTCTTCGTCCACGGTCTGGTCTACCTGGTCAATCCCGCGCTGGGCAGGCCCGAGTTGTATGCCGTTCGGCCCGACGGCCGTGGAGACGTCACCAAATCGCACGTGGTCTGGAAGTGGCAGCGCGGGGTTCCCATCACGCCCTCTCCTCTGATCGTCGGGGATGAAATCTATTTCGTCAGCGACGGAGGAGTCCTCACCTGCCTGGATGCCAGGGAAGGGACTCTGCACTGGCGGGAACGGCTGGGAGGCAACTACTCCGCCTCTCCCGCCTTTGCCGACGGCAAGATCTTCCTTCTGGACGAAGACGGGAAGACGACGGTCATTCGGCCCGGGCAGCGTTTCGACAAGTTGGCCGAAAACCAATTGGACGGACGAACCCTGGCCTCCATGGCCATCGCCGGCCGATCGCTCCTGATTCGCAGCGACACTCACCTGTATCGGATCGAGAAACCCTCCAACCGATAG
- a CDS encoding CRTAC1 family protein: MATANLDGKAIPGPFFLVPRRVWLTTGILALALFGGNREAAGQEDGSRAAVQVLPIPDTVLAPEWMEIRGELQIEGKDTLGVFHDFRFSDRVEESGIEFLHRIVDDSGKHWKPVHYDHGNGISAADVDGDGLEDIYFLNQVGANQLWKNLGRGRFRDLTEVAGVGVPDRISVAASFADVDNDGDADLFVTTVRQGNVLFENRGKGRFRDVTGESGLAYTGHSSGSVFFDYDRDGLLDLLVTNVGVYTTEQVGRGGYYVGVDDAFGGHLRPERTEKSLLYRNLGDCRFEEVSGKMGLVDEGWSGDANPIDVNRDGWPDLYVLNMQGNDEYYENVEGRKFVKKSRELFPKTPWGSMGIQVFDFDNDGRMDIFLTDMHSDMSEGIPPLFEKLKSNMQWTPSRLGIPREQSIYGNAFYLNQGQGRFREISDQVGAENYWPWGLSAGDLNADGYIDAFIASSMNYPFRYGVNSVLLNDGGKTFRDSEFILGVEPRRGNRTARPWFELDCDGEDKTHSSCRQRSGRFVVWAALGSRSSVIFDLDGDGDQDIVTNEFNSEPMVLVSDLAEKKPISYLKVKLQGERSNRDGLGARVTLQTGTRSYTRVHDGKSGYLSQSRLPLYFGLGNSNTVDRIEVIWPSGERQVVSGPIPTNQQLEIREPDATSAGSE; this comes from the coding sequence ATGGCGACAGCGAATCTGGACGGAAAGGCGATTCCAGGGCCGTTCTTCTTGGTCCCGCGGCGGGTCTGGTTGACTACGGGGATCCTGGCTCTGGCCCTTTTCGGGGGGAACCGGGAAGCCGCCGGGCAGGAGGACGGCTCCCGGGCGGCGGTGCAAGTGTTGCCGATTCCGGACACGGTGCTGGCGCCCGAATGGATGGAAATCCGAGGGGAACTGCAGATTGAAGGCAAGGACACCCTCGGTGTATTTCACGATTTTCGGTTCTCGGACCGCGTCGAAGAGAGTGGAATCGAGTTCCTTCACCGGATCGTGGATGATTCCGGGAAGCACTGGAAACCGGTGCACTACGACCACGGGAACGGAATTTCCGCCGCGGACGTGGACGGAGACGGGCTTGAGGACATCTATTTTCTCAACCAGGTCGGAGCCAATCAGCTCTGGAAGAACCTGGGCCGCGGCCGGTTCCGCGACCTGACCGAAGTGGCTGGAGTCGGCGTGCCCGACAGGATCAGTGTGGCGGCCTCCTTCGCCGACGTGGACAACGACGGCGATGCCGACCTCTTTGTCACCACCGTGCGCCAGGGGAACGTCCTGTTCGAAAACAGGGGCAAGGGCCGGTTCCGGGACGTGACCGGGGAATCGGGCCTCGCCTATACGGGGCACTCATCCGGAAGCGTGTTCTTCGACTACGATCGAGACGGCCTCCTGGACCTGCTCGTGACCAATGTGGGCGTTTACACGACCGAGCAGGTCGGCAGGGGAGGTTACTACGTCGGGGTGGACGATGCCTTCGGGGGCCACCTGAGGCCGGAGCGTACGGAGAAGAGCCTGCTCTACAGGAACCTGGGCGATTGCCGGTTCGAGGAGGTGTCCGGGAAAATGGGACTTGTCGATGAAGGTTGGAGCGGCGACGCCAATCCCATCGACGTCAACCGCGACGGTTGGCCTGACCTCTACGTCCTGAACATGCAGGGCAACGATGAGTACTACGAAAACGTGGAGGGCCGGAAGTTCGTCAAGAAGAGCCGCGAGTTGTTTCCCAAAACCCCTTGGGGATCGATGGGGATCCAGGTCTTCGATTTCGACAACGACGGGCGCATGGACATCTTTCTCACCGATATGCATTCGGACATGAGCGAAGGCATCCCTCCCCTCTTCGAGAAGCTCAAGTCGAACATGCAATGGACTCCGTCGCGCCTGGGCATTCCGCGGGAGCAGAGCATCTACGGGAATGCGTTCTATCTCAACCAGGGTCAAGGGCGATTCCGGGAAATCTCCGATCAGGTCGGCGCGGAGAACTACTGGCCCTGGGGCCTCAGCGCCGGAGATCTGAATGCCGACGGCTACATCGACGCCTTCATCGCGTCGAGCATGAACTATCCATTCCGATACGGGGTCAATTCGGTCCTGCTCAATGACGGGGGAAAGACCTTTCGGGACAGCGAATTCATCCTGGGAGTAGAGCCCAGGCGCGGAAACCGTACGGCCCGGCCCTGGTTCGAACTCGACTGTGACGGCGAGGACAAAACGCATTCAAGTTGCCGGCAACGGAGCGGGCGATTCGTGGTCTGGGCCGCCTTGGGGTCCCGCTCATCGGTGATATTCGACTTGGATGGCGACGGCGATCAGGACATCGTCACCAACGAGTTCAACTCCGAACCGATGGTGCTGGTCAGCGATCTGGCCGAGAAAAAGCCGATCAGCTATCTGAAGGTCAAGCTGCAGGGTGAGCGAAGCAACCGGGACGGTCTGGGCGCACGGGTGACGCTGCAGACCGGCACCCGAAGTTATACTCGGGTCCACGATGGCAAATCGGGTTACCTCTCACAGAGCCGGCTGCCCCTGTACTTCGGACTGGGGAATTCGAATACCGTGGACCGGATCGAGGTGATCTGGCCCTCCGGGGAACGCCAAGTTGTTTCGGGTCCCATCCCGACCAACCAACAATTGGAAATCAGGGAACCGGACGCGACAAGCGCCGGTTCCGAATGA
- a CDS encoding CRTAC1 family protein — MGRLPRACVLTLAVVLAGGRLEAEGDPAFREAARELGLDFHHFIGATGEFHLPEIMGSGVGLLDYDGDGDLDVYLIQGAMLDPAKALSQSMFPFPGPAPPRNRLFRNQLKETGRLGFVDATAGSGVGHEGYGMGLAVGDYDGDGDLDLYLTNFGPNVLYRNRGDGTFRDVTQDAGVDDPRFSTSASFLDYDGDGRLDLYVANYVSFTVRGNKVCGEPRRDYCSPSVYEPVPDRLFRNLGGGRFEDVSEEAGLGAAFGAGLGVIAVDANRDRRLDIYVANDGTPNQLWINGGEEGFEDFGLMSGVAYNADGVAEAGMGVTAADFDGDGDEDLFVTHNQRETNTLYLSDLATGFTDATSRFALAQASVPYTGFGTLWFDYDHDGWLDLFVANGAVTVDENQPSDSVYPYAQKNQLFRNHGGGAYREVFASAGGPGLDLVEVSRGAAFGDLDDDGDVDVVVSNNNGPARLLLNQASSSRRWLGVRLEGENAPYAGIEQAGVAVLREGVRPLLRRCRTDGSYLSAHDGRILFGLGTAVEVKGVAVEWPDGRCEVWPGGESNRYITVRRSSGQPCGSE, encoded by the coding sequence ATGGGCCGTTTGCCGCGGGCATGCGTGCTGACTTTGGCCGTAGTCTTGGCCGGCGGACGACTGGAGGCAGAAGGGGACCCCGCATTCCGGGAAGCAGCCCGAGAATTGGGTCTGGACTTCCATCATTTCATCGGAGCTACCGGAGAGTTCCATCTGCCCGAGATCATGGGCTCCGGGGTCGGACTGCTGGACTACGACGGCGACGGCGACCTGGACGTCTACCTGATCCAGGGAGCAATGCTGGACCCGGCCAAGGCCCTCTCCCAATCCATGTTTCCGTTCCCAGGACCCGCCCCGCCGCGCAACCGCCTCTTCCGCAATCAGTTGAAGGAAACGGGCCGGCTCGGGTTCGTCGATGCCACCGCCGGCTCCGGCGTGGGCCACGAGGGGTACGGGATGGGTCTGGCCGTCGGGGACTACGACGGCGACGGCGATCTGGACCTTTACCTGACCAATTTCGGACCCAACGTGTTGTATCGGAACCGAGGCGACGGGACTTTTCGGGATGTGACGCAAGACGCCGGCGTGGACGATCCCAGGTTCAGCACCAGCGCCTCTTTTCTGGACTACGACGGGGACGGCCGTCTGGACCTCTACGTCGCCAACTACGTCTCCTTTACCGTCCGGGGAAACAAAGTCTGCGGCGAGCCCCGCCGGGACTACTGTTCGCCCAGCGTCTACGAGCCGGTGCCGGACCGGCTGTTTCGGAACCTGGGGGGTGGCAGGTTCGAAGACGTCAGCGAGGAGGCCGGGCTGGGCGCCGCCTTCGGGGCCGGGTTGGGCGTCATTGCGGTGGACGCCAACCGGGACCGCAGGTTGGATATCTACGTCGCCAATGACGGGACACCCAATCAACTGTGGATCAACGGCGGCGAGGAGGGCTTTGAGGATTTCGGGCTGATGTCCGGCGTGGCCTACAACGCCGACGGCGTGGCGGAGGCGGGGATGGGGGTGACGGCCGCCGATTTTGACGGCGACGGCGACGAGGACCTCTTCGTCACCCACAACCAGCGAGAGACGAATACCCTCTACCTGAGCGATCTGGCCACGGGGTTCACCGACGCCACTTCCCGGTTCGCGCTGGCCCAGGCAAGTGTCCCCTACACTGGTTTCGGCACCCTCTGGTTCGACTACGATCACGACGGCTGGCTGGACCTGTTCGTGGCCAACGGGGCGGTGACCGTGGATGAGAACCAGCCCTCCGATTCGGTCTATCCCTACGCCCAGAAGAACCAGCTCTTTCGGAACCACGGCGGGGGCGCGTACCGGGAAGTGTTCGCCTCGGCCGGGGGACCGGGACTGGATCTGGTCGAAGTGAGCCGTGGAGCGGCCTTCGGGGACCTGGACGACGATGGCGACGTGGATGTCGTGGTCTCCAACAACAACGGACCGGCGCGTCTCCTGCTCAACCAGGCGTCATCGAGCCGGCGCTGGCTCGGCGTGCGCCTGGAAGGCGAGAATGCCCCCTACGCCGGGATCGAACAGGCGGGAGTTGCCGTGCTGCGGGAGGGAGTCCGGCCCCTCCTGCGCCGCTGCCGAACCGACGGCAGCTATCTCAGCGCCCATGACGGACGGATCCTTTTCGGTCTCGGCACGGCTGTGGAAGTGAAGGGTGTGGCCGTCGAGTGGCCGGACGGCCGATGCGAGGTCTGGCCTGGCGGAGAGTCCAACCGCTATATCACGGTACGCCGTAGTTCAGGACAGCCTTGCGGTTCCGAGTGA
- a CDS encoding tetratricopeptide repeat protein encodes MNWQRGERRNQSTSAVGLALSLGFAVSVGVPAPAEDLPPVADLAPLRDEFDATAWEQIEAAVNRLRSEPKSAEANGRLGMILHAHERYKPAEPLYHRSHLLDPGHYPWAYYLGVVRVPLGKLNEAASAFRRAVALKPNDVPARLALADVLRQLGQPDASREAYQRIIRDHPGSAVAHYGLGRVHAGEGDLPRAVEQFRKACDLFPEYGASHYALGLAYRDLGEGAKMREHLVRFRQHSTGEPPRRDPLLDAIQSLASGATRYLEQGIALRDQGDFRGAETAFLKALEIDPDHSVVHGNLSSLYVVLRDPVKVEEHYRKAVAIDPGMYKTHYNFGMFLGMSGRMGEAEEALRKALEINPYHALSHNNLGYIMAQKGQADEAARHFRLAIQYEPNFHLPHFNLARLLMSQGKPAEAVRHLEKTLEPENEGTPVYLHTLALVRIELKQFQKAKEAALKAKQMAAASNQQSLLREIEALLTRLEAMSAFGTE; translated from the coding sequence ATGAACTGGCAGAGGGGAGAACGGCGAAACCAGAGCACGAGCGCCGTTGGCCTTGCTCTGAGCCTGGGCTTCGCGGTCTCTGTCGGGGTCCCGGCCCCGGCGGAAGACCTTCCTCCCGTGGCGGATCTGGCCCCGCTGAGGGATGAATTCGACGCCACGGCGTGGGAGCAGATCGAGGCGGCCGTGAACCGGCTGCGCTCGGAGCCCAAGTCCGCGGAGGCCAATGGCAGACTGGGCATGATCCTCCATGCCCATGAACGCTACAAGCCTGCGGAGCCGCTCTATCACCGGTCACACCTGCTGGACCCGGGCCACTACCCCTGGGCCTACTACCTGGGAGTCGTCCGCGTCCCGCTGGGAAAGCTGAACGAAGCGGCGTCCGCGTTCCGCCGGGCCGTGGCGCTCAAACCGAACGACGTTCCGGCCCGCCTGGCGCTGGCGGACGTCCTCCGGCAGCTGGGACAGCCGGATGCGAGCCGCGAGGCGTACCAACGGATCATCCGGGACCACCCCGGCTCGGCCGTGGCTCACTATGGCCTGGGTCGGGTCCACGCCGGGGAAGGCGATCTGCCGCGAGCGGTCGAACAGTTCCGAAAGGCGTGCGACCTGTTCCCGGAATATGGCGCCAGCCACTACGCACTGGGTCTGGCTTATCGGGATCTGGGCGAAGGCGCCAAGATGCGGGAGCATCTCGTCCGGTTCCGGCAACACTCGACCGGGGAGCCGCCCCGCCGGGACCCGTTGCTGGACGCGATCCAGTCACTCGCCTCCGGAGCCACCCGGTATTTGGAGCAGGGGATCGCCCTTCGCGACCAGGGAGATTTCCGAGGCGCGGAAACGGCTTTTCTGAAGGCGCTGGAGATCGACCCGGATCACTCGGTGGTCCACGGGAATCTCTCCTCCCTGTACGTGGTGCTGCGTGACCCGGTCAAGGTGGAGGAACACTACCGCAAGGCGGTGGCCATCGACCCGGGCATGTACAAGACTCACTACAACTTCGGCATGTTCCTGGGCATGTCCGGCCGTATGGGGGAGGCTGAGGAGGCGCTGAGAAAGGCTCTGGAGATCAATCCCTACCACGCCCTGAGCCACAACAACCTGGGGTATATCATGGCGCAGAAGGGCCAGGCCGACGAAGCGGCGCGGCATTTCCGTCTGGCCATCCAGTACGAGCCCAATTTCCATCTCCCCCACTTCAACCTGGCCCGCCTGCTCATGAGCCAGGGGAAGCCCGCCGAAGCGGTCCGGCACCTGGAGAAGACGCTGGAACCCGAAAACGAGGGCACGCCCGTATATCTGCACACCTTGGCCCTGGTGCGGATCGAGTTGAAACAGTTTCAGAAAGCCAAGGAGGCCGCGCTGAAGGCGAAACAAATGGCCGCTGCGTCCAACCAGCAGTCCCTGTTGCGGGAAATCGAGGCACTCCTGACCCGGCTGGAGGCGATGAGTGCTTTCGGCACCGAGTAG
- a CDS encoding CRTAC1 family protein: protein MNRRRGQRRAWGDRRTLVAVAGLLIPCLYFMSGVVSSASGVFTDETHAVGIDFVHFNGMSGEKYFCEVVGSGGALFDYDNDGDLDLYIVQGNMLGPEKALQDALFPPQVPLPPRDRLYRNDLEVRADGSRVLRFTDVTGQSGIEATGYGMGAAVADVDNDGWIDLYVTNFGRNQLFLNNGDGSFREAVLPEEAAPRWSVSAAFLDYDRDGWLDLFVGNYVNFSFSYTKDCFGITGRVDYCGPLSYEPVPDQLFRNRGDGTFEDVSAPSQIARQYNGSLGVVTADFNQDGWIDLYVANDQRPNHLWMNQKDGTFSNEALLAGCAFNKDGKAESSMGVDAADFDNDGDEDLFMTHLLNETNTLYRNDGSGWFEDESSGTRLAPPSVPYTGFGTAFLDYDNDGWLDVLAVNGHVDTLDVLAKQNDPYPLHQPNQLFRNLEGRRFEDVTGGAGPVFELSEVSRGGAFGDVDNDGDTDVVVINNNGPVRLLINRMGQQRRWLGLRLMDRRLKRDLLGTRVGVFLPGGQTLWRRVRTDGSYASANDSRLLFGLGDETRVLKVRAEWTDGMVEEWSALSVDQYAILYRGSGTTVAGR from the coding sequence ATGAACCGGCGAAGGGGGCAACGCCGAGCCTGGGGTGACCGGCGGACGCTCGTTGCCGTCGCGGGTCTTCTGATTCCGTGCCTGTACTTCATGTCAGGTGTCGTGAGTTCCGCCTCCGGCGTCTTTACCGACGAAACTCATGCGGTCGGGATCGATTTCGTTCACTTCAACGGGATGTCGGGGGAGAAATACTTCTGTGAGGTGGTGGGATCGGGCGGCGCCCTGTTCGACTACGACAACGACGGAGACCTGGACCTCTATATCGTCCAGGGCAACATGCTGGGGCCGGAAAAAGCTCTGCAGGACGCCCTCTTTCCGCCGCAGGTTCCCCTGCCCCCGAGAGACCGCCTGTATCGAAACGACCTGGAGGTCCGTGCGGACGGGAGCCGCGTGCTGCGCTTTACCGACGTTACGGGGCAGAGCGGGATCGAGGCCACCGGGTACGGCATGGGGGCGGCCGTGGCCGACGTCGACAACGATGGCTGGATCGACCTCTATGTCACCAACTTCGGGCGGAACCAACTGTTTCTGAATAACGGGGACGGCAGCTTCCGCGAGGCGGTGCTGCCCGAAGAGGCCGCGCCCCGTTGGAGCGTCAGCGCGGCGTTCCTGGACTACGACCGCGACGGTTGGCTCGATCTGTTCGTGGGCAACTACGTCAATTTCAGCTTCTCCTACACCAAGGACTGTTTCGGGATCACGGGGCGCGTCGACTACTGCGGGCCCCTCAGTTACGAGCCGGTCCCGGACCAGTTGTTTCGCAACCGGGGCGACGGGACTTTCGAAGACGTGTCGGCCCCATCCCAGATCGCCCGGCAATACAATGGTTCCCTGGGCGTGGTCACGGCCGATTTCAACCAGGACGGCTGGATCGACCTCTACGTGGCCAACGACCAGCGGCCCAATCATCTTTGGATGAATCAGAAGGACGGGACCTTCAGCAACGAGGCCTTGCTGGCCGGCTGCGCCTTCAACAAGGATGGGAAGGCGGAGTCGAGCATGGGGGTCGACGCGGCGGACTTCGACAACGACGGTGACGAAGATCTGTTCATGACGCACCTCCTGAACGAGACCAACACCCTCTACCGGAACGACGGGAGCGGCTGGTTCGAGGACGAGTCCTCGGGAACCCGTCTCGCTCCCCCCAGTGTCCCCTACACCGGATTCGGCACGGCCTTTCTGGATTATGACAACGATGGCTGGCTGGACGTTCTTGCAGTGAACGGACACGTCGACACGCTTGACGTCCTGGCCAAGCAAAACGATCCTTATCCGCTTCATCAGCCCAATCAACTCTTCCGCAATTTGGAGGGGAGACGGTTCGAGGACGTGACGGGTGGAGCCGGCCCTGTTTTCGAGCTTTCGGAGGTAAGCCGGGGTGGAGCCTTCGGGGACGTGGACAACGACGGCGACACGGATGTGGTGGTGATCAACAACAACGGTCCCGTGCGGCTGTTGATCAACCGCATGGGCCAGCAGCGCCGCTGGCTGGGGCTGCGGTTGATGGACCGGCGGCTCAAGAGGGACCTGCTGGGGACTCGAGTCGGTGTTTTCCTCCCCGGAGGACAGACCTTGTGGCGGCGCGTCCGGACCGACGGGAGTTACGCCTCCGCCAACGATTCCAGGCTGCTCTTCGGACTTGGAGACGAGACGCGGGTGTTGAAGGTCCGCGCCGAATGGACGGACGGAATGGTGGAAGAGTGGAGCGCCCTGTCCGTCGACCAATACGCGATTCTCTATCGGGGTAGTGGTACAACGGTGGCGGGCCGATGA